TTACAGATAGTGATGTAAACCACATTCACCAGACTTGCCAGCGGACACAAAACGCAACACTACGCCAAAAATCGCCACATAGGACCTGTCGCACTGAACCTTCGCCCACGGGCGGCCACTCACACGGGGGTATCACTTTCGACGGGAAAACTATTCATGTCGACAACCACCCCCTCCAAGGGCTGTCACAACAGTCACATAAGCCACGACAACCAGTGCGTTTTCTAAATTTTCCCGACACCAATAGTGGTGACCATCCCACCCCAAACCGCCCGCCGGACTCCCAATACAACCAGCCAACTCCCACTATTCACACATTCTAAAGTTGCCAAATGTCCACCTCGGGGGTGGTGAAACGTTATTTTTGCCCCCACAACTAGTTTTCCCCCACGTTTTCGCAGGCAGTTCCCCAAATTTCGCCCCATATTTACTACCGCTAGCAAAACTAATAACTCACAAAGGTTCACACAACAACAATCCGACCCCTGCGACTGGGGCAAAGAAACATCGAACTACCTGCACCTTTGTCTATATTCATCAAAATTACCCCCGCCGGCTTTCCAAAGATGGATATTTCACGTTATTGAGATAGTGTTGTAGGCAAAGGCAAACATCATTCGCCTTGATTGCTACCGGCGGCGCTCCAGTTAACGCCCAGGACTCCCAACCTGAGCGGAGCGTTCACAACCGGCAGCGATACCTTTGCAAACTTCATACCTTCCAATGTTTTTCTTCCAGATTGATTTGATTGCAAACAGCTCTCGTGCTCCCACTGGTCAGCGGTAACACAAGCAACGGTCTTTAAGGCTCCCACTTTTTAAAAAACCGTTGCTGCTCCCAATGTGGTACCAATCCCAAGCTGCCAAACGAGACGACCGGTTATCGATCTTTCATCAGACCTAAACAAGTCATACAACACTGGACGAACGAGAGTGTTTATTGCATTGAGGCTGCGACGGTACCTCCCAATACCGTCACCGCAGGTAATAGAAACACTCTAGTTCTGTTCACGCACCTTGAGGTATGACGGTGGTGTTATGCATCACCAAAGAGATGGCCACCAACGATGTTGCGCTTCCCAGGCGTAACAACGTTGGTGGCCATTGGTCATTGTTGCCCATCGCAACGACGGTGCATACTCCCCCGGAACGCGCAACGCGCCATCTGCAAGAGTCAACCACTCACAGACGGCGCGTACGCGGCACCAGATGGACGCCTGCTAGCTATCCCAGCTTTCATCCTGCTCGTCGTAGGCGTCAGCTTGCTCATTGCGTTCATGTGCGATCTGAAGGGCATGTTCTGCTTCTTCGCGGGTGTCATAAGGTCCCATCCGATCGGTCCAGCCGATCTGCTTGCCCTGCACCACTTCTTTGGTCTCCAGGTTGTAGTACCACTTGTCGTCAGCGTTGCTCATGTTTTCCTTCACCGGTTGGCTGTCTGGTTAGCATGTGCTGGCTGCAAGGGGGTGCATCACCGTCAATCGGTCACGCTGCCGGGTTGCAGCACAGCACAACTGTTATCCAGCATAGTAGCCCGCTTCCGGCTACGGGTTTTTCACGTGCAACATCACCACTCGTTGCGGCAACCGGCCAATAATGCACAACATTCCCTATGATGTCTTGTGTGACTTCTGCCTTCGACACGTCGATTGTCAATATCTCCGAAACCCACCAGCAACGCGTCGGCTGTGAGCCTGATGCGGTAGCTATTGCCCCGGAAACAGTGGGGATTATTGGTGACCAGTCAGATCTGCTGGGCGGCACCGTGGTCGCTGCCTTAGGCCAACGGCATGTCACTGTTGCGGTCAGTCGCCGACACGACGACGAGGTACGGGTCACCTCCTCGAAGCCGTTTTTTCAAGCAGCAACAACTTCCACCTCCCGGATGCCCGCAGATCTACTCAGCGTCACGCCTTCCCTAAAAGCCCCACAGCGGGCTGGGGGAATCCTGCCGTGGAATGGTGCCGCGCCAGAGACCACTGTCGCAGAAACGGTAACCCTGGCGGATTTTGTCGTCGGTCTCGTGACGAACTTGATCTACAAACAGCATTTGCCCCGCGATGTACACGGCTTTGATGTCACCATCATCTCTGAGATTCCCGCCGGCAGCGGCTTAGGCGAACACGAGGCGTTAGTGTGTGCCTTGCTGCTGGCAATGCAAGAGTTGTATAACGGCGAACCTGATGTCACGACCCGAACCAAACTCATCGACGTGGCAATGCTCACGCCACTGACGGTGGTACAAATCCCGTTGCAACGGTATCGAATCGCCACCATTTTGCGTGGATTCGCGGCACGGGCATGCCTGGTACAGCAGGCTGTGGAAGCTGTTGAACCACTCCCCGATCCGATGATGGAAGAATGGGAGATGTTAGTGATCAACGGCTCACTGGCTGCCCGCGATCGCACCGTGTCCCGCAAGGAATATCAACGCCGGGCAGATTTTTTCCAAGCCGCACAACAGGCGTTTCTCCTGTCGTCACTCCTGCAACTGCCCGATGCGAATGAGCGCATCATTGACTGGTTGGCCGCTGTTCGGGAGGTGCGTGGCACCGCCGGCACACCACTGGAAACCGAAGCGAGCCAATGGCTACAGCTCGCACTCAGCGAAGCGTCACGCGCCACAGAATTTGCAGCACTCACCCGTTCCCGCGGGGAGAGCCAAGCACTTGCCTTACTCCAACAATCCCAGCAAGGAATAGCCAATCAGTGGGCGCTCACCGGACAAGCCCCGTTGGTTGACGAACTATTGTCCTGTGGAGTGTCTGCTGTACGTCCAGCGGCGTGGGGATTAGTTGATGCGCAAGTGGTGTGGGTCTTGCGGGAACGCCTCCCTGAAGTAGTTGATCAACTTGCCGCCTATGGCGACGTACATGTGGTCGCACCGGGGGCACCAGGTGAGGGTCGTCAGCTGCGGCAACGAAACTAGACCAACTCGTATTCGGTCGGCTCAACACCGGTGGTTGATCCTTCTAGTGTGCACCGCACCCGGCCAGAGCATCGTCGCTTCCCCAGTGAGGAAGTATTGATCGCGCGAATGAGCCAGTCTATAAGCCGGATTCTGTCCGATGACGCCGCCAGGCGGCACCATCGTGGCGAACATCCATCTGGATGCCCCGTTGCCGGGGCATCTCAAGCAGTGAACCCGCCCCAGTGGCAGCTTCACGCTGCCACGAAGCCAACATTCGTGAACCCTCCCCCAGGCATAGCCTGGGCAGAACAGTCACTGCTGGGGCGCAGCCACCCGACCTTCGAAAAGAACCAGGCGACCTCTTCCATTGCTCCCGGTGGGGTTTACCAAGCTACAGCAGTCACCTACCGCACTGGTGCGCTCTTACCGCACCCTTTCACCCTTACCAAGTTTCCTTGGCGGTCTACTTTCTGTTGCACTAGCCCGCAGGTCACCCTGGATTGCCGTTAACAATCACCGTTGTTGGCAGGAGTCCGGACTTTCCTCGACTCCCGGTCACTCCGTGGCCCAGCATCCAACACCAGGTTGCCCCAATGCCCAGCAGAAACACACGGCGATACCGGCCTAGTCGCGTTCGCCCAACCGACTCATTCGCTAAGCGACCATCATACTGTGCAACAGCGCACGAGGGCGAACCTCGCAGACCAAGCATCCAAATACAGCAACCCTAACCCATCTGCAATCAACGCAAATGGGCTGTGTCATTGACCACCAGCACCGAGGCAGGACCATCAGCATACAACTGCACGACACTCACCGAAGCAGGATCAATTAACAAGGCTGTGCCAGCCGTTAAGGGCATCGATAATGCCCGCCGCACAATAGCTTTCAGCGGTCCTACATGACTGACCAACACAAAGGTGGAACCAGGTTCCGCTTGCGCCAACGAATCGATAAACGCATCCACCCGCTCCTGCACGTCAGCTACCGATTCCCCAGCGGGACAAGGCGCCGTCGGATCCTGCATCATCGCATTGTGTGCCACCGCATCCAGCTGCTGTGCTTCGGCAAACGTTTTCCCGTCGAATGATCCGAAATCCATCTCCGCGAGCGCCGCAGTAGTGCTGAGCTTCGCGACACCTAAAGCCTGCGCCACCACCTGTGCGGTGTGTTGTGCACGGCGCAGCGGGGAGGACCAAATCTGATCAATCGAAGTCCACCGCCACCCAGTTGCAGTATCGGCAAGGAGCCGGGCGGCCACGAGATGAGCTTGCATCACACCACGCTCTGTGAGATCAGGGTCACTTCCCCCACCGGAATAGCGCCCCTGTTGCGTGTGCACCGTTTCACCGTGGCGGCACAACAGCAGCGTAACAGGCTGCATCACCGGCGCATGGCCGGTATCTGTACTGCTCTCAGTCGCATCCGCGGTGTCCCCAAGTGGCGCCATCACCTCCTGTGGAGCAGGTTCGCTTACTGCACTGTTGCCATCACCATTGTCTGCCTTGGCAGCATCCGCCTGTGCTGCTGCAGCAGTGTTTTGCCCCCGAGCTGGCTGTGCTGTCTTAGTAAAGTCATCAAACAAACTCAGTTCATCCGAATCTGGTCTGGCAGCACCGTTTTTCTTCGTATCCTCAGCAGCAGGTCGGGCAGATCCTTGATGGGATGCAGCCTTCTTGGAGACGCGTCGCGTGTGACTCGCCCCTGCGGTGGGAACCGGAACCTGATCGATCAACAGCTGCACATAATGCTGCCCGCCGGGAGCTTGTTCATCATCATCTAACATCACAAACCCGCCGGTTCGTGCAGCAGCCCGGGATTGATCCATGGCAATGTTGGCCAGTCTGTCAGCTGTAGCGTTTTCGTTGCGTGGAATCCACCGAAAAGTTGCCTTTGCAAAATGCTTCACGAGTTGCTGTGCCAAAGCGTGATATTGCTGCATGGTAGGGTTTTTCACCTTCCACCGGCCAGACATTTGCTCCACCACAAGTTTCGAATCCAGGAAACATGCCACCTCGGTGGCTTGCATATGCGCTGCAGCAGTCAGCGCATTAATCAATCCCTGATATTCGGCGACATTATTGGTCGCTTTGCCCACATATTGGGCAATGGCCACCAGCGTATCCCCAGCACTGGTGGAAAGTACTGATCCTGCCCCGGCAGGCCCGGGATTGCCCCGGGAACCACCGTCAGCATGAATAATAACTTTCATCGTTACTCCATCTGCCGCCACAATTCCCTAGTCCCGCACCAGGAAGGTGCCGCACTGTGGACAGCGTGCAACCTCGTCGGCTGGCACCTGCTTGATAGCGGAAATCTCCGCGGGGGAAAGCAGCATGTGGCAGCCAAAACAGGTGCGCGTGGTAAACGCTACCGCGCATACACCGGTCACTTTTTGCTGCGCTCGCAACTCGTCGGCATCCTGTGCAGGCAGGGTGTCAAGCAAGCCTTCCAGATGTGCTTCAGCTTCTTGCCGTTTACTGTCAAGCTGCTGTTTTTCTTCCTTCCACCGTGTTTTTGCAGCCGCAATTTTCGCCGCCAGCTCTGCTTTTTCAGCAGCAGATCCGCCTTGCTGTTGTTGAGCCTCCAAGGCTGCCTGCGCAGTCTGCAGCTTGTCTTGATGCTCTGCAATAAGACGTTTCGTGGATTGTAGATCGTGATGGGCATCTTTACGGACACGCTCATCAGTGCTGGACTGCAGCGTGCGTTCATTGGCTTGCAGGCGACGCCGCAAATTCATGAGATCGGTTTCAAGCCGTGCGACTTGGGAGGCGGAAAACTCTGCGTCAAGACTGCCACCGGCGGCAGCTTCACTGCGGGCGGCCCGTTCGGCGATCAGCTTGTTGAGTTCCTGCTTTGCAGGGCTTGACTCGGGGTCTGTCAACCGAGCAATCGCAGTGTAGGCGCTGGCAATCTCGATGAGAAGACGCTGTTGATGGCGGGGAAGCTGCACGGGTTATGCACGATCCTTTCGAAAATGGTGAATAGTTGCCGACTGTGCATTGAAAACTTCGAGTCTGCACCGGTTGCCCGCAATACACAATCGGTGTTCCACAGAAACAGTCAGCTGATGGTAGTGTACCCGGCCAAAGCAACCAGAATACGCCGCACCAGTGGCGGGATTTACTGAGCTTGCTGGGCATCCTGTGAATGTGCACTGATCGTCCACGGATCAGTGCGGACATCCAACACGGTGGTCTGCACCTTAGCGTTTTCTTCGAGAAGTTTCGCAGCCGAGGCCAACCATGGTGATTCACTTGCCCAATGGGCTGTGTCAATAATGGCCGGACCCCCGGCGCGCAAATATTCATCGACTGGATGATGCCGCAGGTCACTGGTGACAAAAGCGTCTACCCCGCTGCGCGCAACCTGGTCGAGAAAACTATCGCCAGCCCCTGAGGCAACAGCCACAGTGTGTACCATCTTCGCAGGGTCGCCCGCAGCACGCACCCCCCAGACGGTAGTCGGCAGCCGGTCGGCAACCTGCTGCACAAACTCAGCAAACGTCATCGGTTCCGGCAAGCTACAAATCCGACCAATACCGGTTTGTTCTTCTGGCGGGGTGGTGTTGTTCAAGGTGACACACTCATGTGCCACTACCTCATACGGGTGGGCTTTGACCATTGCCGCATAGATTTCGTGCCGGGCATGCCGGGGAGCAATCATCGTGATGCGCTGTTCTGCCACGGTTTCGGCAACATTGGCTTGGCCAATAGTTGGATTTGCTGCCTCGGTTGGGGTGAATTGTCCTTCCCCGACCACGCTAAAAGCACAGTCAGTGTAGGTACCAATGCTGCCTGCCCCGGCAGCGAACATGGCCTGCTTGACTGCTTCAGCAGCATCGAGCGGCACCATCACTGTCCACCGATCAATGTGGGGCTCTCCCACTGTTGACAGGGAGGCTCCCGGGATCAACCCGAGTGTTTCTGCTAACACATCGTTTACACCACCCCGGGCACTATCGGCATTGGTATGCGCCGCAAACAGGGCAATGTTTTCCTGGATCAGGCGGTGGATCACCCGCCCTTTCGGGGTGTCTGCGGCAACACTTGTCACAGATTTCAGCAATAACGGATGGTGCGTGATGATCATTTGGGCACCGGCATCGATTGCCGCCTGTACCACCGCATCGGTGCAGTCCAGGGCAAACACCACATGTCGAACTTCCGCCGCAGGATCACCGCAGATCAAGCCAACTTTATCCCAGGATTCTGCTAAGTGGGGCGGATATGCGGTATCCATGATGGTTCGAATGTCGCCGACAGTAGTCATTGCTGCTCGCCTCCAAATATCGGTGATACACAGTGTGCATGGTTATCCCTGCAATATATTGCAGTGTAGGCATCGGCGAGAAGCTGTGGGGTTTGCAGCACGCTGTAGCGGTCGGATGGGTGCAATCGACTTCAGTAGTTTTCCCGGATGCCGCATGCATGGCTACAGACAACAGCGGTGTACTGCTTGGATCAAGGTGGCGACCTGTGCTGCGGGGCGCACCGCAAGGCGCCAACTGGGGCGGTTTACGCCAAAGAATGAATCGCAGGTTCGCACCGCAATACGAGCTTCGGCGGCGAGTTGTTGAGCCAGCCCCGCAGGATCGTTCGTCGGCGGAACCATCCACAGATATGGGGCAACACTGTGGGGTGAGAGATCTTCGAAGCCAGCAGCAACGAGCTTGGCTCGCATATCTTCCCGCGCCGATGCCAGGTTATGCCAGGGGTTATGCTCGCCGGTGGTGTGCATATGTTCAGCAATTGCGTGTGCTGCAGCGATCTGGAAGGTGCCCAGTGACCAGTGGGGACGGCGACTGGTCAGCGCTTCCAATATTTGCGGGGCAGCCACCATGGCCCCTAAACGTAGTCCAGCAATCCCGTAGCCTTTGGTAAATGATCGCAGCACGATCAAACCGTCGATGGAAGTGACATCGCCGAGGAGGGTTTCCGTGTCGTCGCACGCATCTTGGAAGGCTTCGTCGACGACGCAATAGTGAGCGCTGTGCGCCAGTTGTTGCAAGGTGTCCCGGCGGTGCAGCACCCCGGTGGGATTTGTTGGGTTACCAACAACCACCATGGTGTGGTGATCCACCACTGTGGCCAACGGTTGCGGTTGTGCAGGCTTCAAAGCTGGCTGGTCTGAAAGGGGAATCACTGGCTCGTCAAGAGTGTGCCTGCCAGTGGTGGCCACCCGCGTGGTGGGAATACCGAAACTAGCGAATACCACATCAGGCTCGGTAAAAGTGGGATGGATTGTCACTGCCCGGGTTGGGGCAAGGTTACCCAGCAGGTGAAAACCTTCTGCAGCACCACTGACCAGCAGCACATGATCAGCTGGCAGATTCCAGCAGGCAGCAAGCTGGGCTGTTGCCTCTTGTAGCGCCGCAGCACTGGGGTAGGCAGCCAGCGAACCAACCTGTGCTTGCAACGCCTGCTGCAGCCACGGCGGGGTTATGGGTTGCACATTGACAGCAAAATCAAGCTTGGCGCCGGCGGCCATCGTGTCGCCGTGGATGCGGGCACGCTGAATATCCATAGCAGCAAAGTCTACGCATGGACTGCTGTCTCGTTGCGCCGATGCGGCAAGCCAGTGGCGGGGAATCCTGGCTGCGCGGTGGCTTTCGATGGGTGTGGCACGGCCGAATGTGGCAAAGTGGGCAGTGTGGCTTTGTTGTTATTTGATGTTGACGGCACGTTAATTGATTCGTTCCCAGGTATCCGCCAGTCGCTGTTGGCGGCGTTAGCTGATGTTGGCGGCCCGACACCGGATGAGGATTTCCTAGCCGGCATCGCCGGCCCGCCAATGGAGCACACGTTGCGCCGTCTCGGGCTTTCCGAGCAGCAGGTCGCGGCCGGACTGGACGCCTATTTGCACCATTACGGCAAGGTTGGGGTGCATAACGCGACACCGTATCCTGGAATGCTTGATTTGTTGCGCCACCTTAAAGCTCAAGGGCACCTGCTGGTCACAGCCACCAGTAAAGGGGAACGGTTTGCGCGAGAATCGTTGGAACGCTTTGAGATGCTTGAGCTTTTCACCATTGTTGGTGCCGCTGAAGAAAACGGTGCCCGGCGGAGTAAAGCTGCGGTTATCAGCTATGTGCTTGACCAACTTGGTTCTACACTAGAGGTGATTCCGCAATCCGCTGCTGCACCTGGTGCGCCTCAAGCACAGGTTCGTGCACCGATGCCGTTGTTAATGATCGGCGACCGGGAACACGATATTGCCGGCGCTGCCGAGTTCGGGATTGACACTGCGGCGGTGACGTGGGGTTACGGTAATGCAGACGAGTGGGCGCAGGCGCGCTATACCGCCGCGAATCCTTCCGAGTTGGAGCAGATCATTGGAAACCTCGAATAACCCATCGACCGCCGATGCGCTACTGCAGGTGGTGTTTGTTTGTACTGGTAATATTTGCCGCTCCCCCATGGGGGAAGTGATTTATCGGGATTTCCTCGAACAGGCCGGGTTAGACAGCCAGGTTGCGGTGGCATCGTGTGGGATTGGCGGTTGGCATGTTGGCCAGCAGGCCGATGAACGGGCGCTCGCCGAGCTTACCCAGGCCGGTTATGACGGCAGTGCACACCGGGCACAACAGCTCAACGACACACTTGCCGACGCAGACCTGCTGGTGGCACTTGACGCGGGGCATGTTCGCCAACTGCGGGCACGAGGTATTCCACAGGAACGCATCCGGCTGGCCAGGTCATTTGATCCAGCTAGCCCACCGCAAGCCGATGTGGATGATCCCTACTATGGGACAGCCGACGATTTTCAGCAGGTTCGCCAGCAGCTGGAGGCGGCAATGCCTGGTCTGGTGGACTGGGCACGTTCTTGGATTGCTGACGCATCCGGACGGTAACCGTTCCTCGTTTGTTCGCAACATCATGCTGCTGTGCTGCCGGTGATCGACACTTGCAGCCCACACAGAAAGTGCTGGAAACCTCTCCATGGCTCGCCCCCAATCTTCGTCCTCAGCTGGTTTGCGCTCGTTTTTCTCCCCCGGATGGCTCATCACCATCGCTCTGGTGATGGGATTTATGTGGGTGGCGTTTACGGTGCTTGCCCCCTGGCAATTAGGCAAGAACGAGGTACGTTCGCAGCGCAATGAACGTATCACCACTGCGGTGGCACAAGATCCTGTTGCGTTAGCGACAGTAACCGCCGCCGACGGATCGCTCCCGCCGACAGCTGATTGGACAAAAGTCACCCTGCACGGCAAGTATCAGCCCAGCGCGGAAGCACTGTTGCGAATGCAGCTGATCAACGACACCCCGTCCCTGCAGGCGTTGACGGTGTTCCACACTGACAGTGGCGAAACACTGTTAATAAACCGGGGATTCGTGGCAGCCGATCAGGCACAACGCACCCCACCGATCACTCCCGCGCCGGAGGGCGAAGTTACTCTGGTCGGGTTTGCCCGAGTGGCGGAAGAAGCTAGCGACAAACCCGTCGCGTTGGTTGACGGGGTGCCGCAGCCGCTGACTATCAACCCGCAGCAGATCGGCGAAATCCTCAACGCGGACCTTGCAGACATGTATGTGCAGCTGGCTGCTGACCAGCCTGGGGTACTTCATCCAATCCCGCTACCGCGCCTCGAGTCGGGTCCCTATTTGTCCTATGGCATTCAGTGGATTGCCTTCGGTATTTTGGCTCCCCTCGGATTGATCTATTTCATCGCCGCCGAGATGCGGGAACGCCGCCGCGAACAAGCTGAACGCGCCGCGCTTGCCGATAGCAACAATGATCTGGCAGCACCCACCCCGGCACCGTCTAGCCCTGAAACGGCTCACACGGCGCCGGCAGCTGATCAGACACCCACGTCAAAAAATTCCAAACAGCACCGCACCGATTCCGGTGGGCACGATAGGCCGCAGCACCCCGCCACCCGGCCGCGCCGCGCCACCTACACCGTTGATGCTGCACACGCGACTGATTTATGGCGAGATGAAGACGACGAACGATTTTAATCATCGCTCGACGTGAGTTCCTGACACAGCGCCACAGCTAGCAGCCCTATCACAGCAACTGTCGCCACCGTCAGCGAAGTACGCCGGGTTAACTGTACTGCTGCAGGCAACGTAGCCACTGTTACCGCATCACCACGACCCATCTGGGGTCGCTGTTCGGTTCCCCACGCGTAGGTGGTCGTGCCGCCTAGGCTGACACCAAGAGCGGCTGCGGCTGTTGCCTCAACCGGGCCGGCGTTCGGTGAAGGATGCGCCGGAGCGTCCTCTTTCCATGCCCGGATCGCTTCCCGGCCGCGGGCAGGGTCGGCCACTGAAGCCAGCAACACATGGGTGGCAGCGTTAATCCGCGCCGGCACGAAGGCGGCCAGATCATCAAGCTTTGCCGCCGCCTTTCCAAAGCGTTCATAGCGTGCATTGCGGTAGCCCACCATTGCATCCAACGTGTTGATCACCCGGTGGGCAACCACCAGCGGCGCACCGCCAACTACAGCAGCAACCAGCGGCGCAATGGCTGCATCACAGGTGTTTTCTGCTAACGATTCCACCCCTGCCCGAGCCATACCAGACGCATCTAACGCTGCCGGATCCCGGGAACACAACCAAGGAATCCAGGTTCGGGCTTGCTCGACATCACCCGCAGACAGTGCGGTGGCTAACGCTTCTCCCACCTTCGCCAACGTCGTACCCCCCAACGACGCCCAAGTCACTGCTGCCAGCGAAACAACGGGGAAACGTTGCGCAATCTTCCAGCACACCAGCGTGGGCGGAATCACAGACACTGCGACAAGCGCTACACCCGCATCAACCCGGTCTGCGTAGAGCACCCTCTCCGCGGCACTAATACCCCGTCCAAGCAACGCCACTGGATGCCCCCGCTGAGGATCGCCAAACCAAGAATCGGCAATCACCCCCGCACTGATTCCTGCCGCCCGCTGTAGCCACTTCCTGCCCTTCACAACAGCCTATTGTATTCCACCCCACAACCGGCCAAGAACAAATCATCACAGCAGCCTGTAACGCCCCAGCAGCCTTACAGCCACCCCCACCCCCAGACACACATTTTGTCCCTTAACCCCTTAACCCCATTTTGTCCCTTAACCCCCAATCTTGCCGCAACCATCGATTGCCGAAATGACGAAAACCACTGTTCGACTACTTGCGAACAGTGGTTTTCTTTTCTCAACGTGCGCCCTGACGGGTTCGAACCGCCGACCTGCTGGGTGTAAACCAGCTGCTCTTCCAGCTGAGCTAAAGGCGCATACGACCACTGCAACATGCCTTCAGCACGTTCAGCAGCCTGCAAACAACGTTGTCGTTTGCACGTGGACAAACATTAATACATCAGCTGAAGAAAACACAATTCCCCTGCTTACAGCACTAAAACAGGAACACTACTCAGGGAGGGAGCAGTCACTGTCTTAAAGGCTGATCGATGGAGATAACGCATGCCCCAGCAGGCGGCTAGCTTTTCCGCG
The Corynebacterium choanae DNA segment above includes these coding regions:
- a CDS encoding aminotransferase class I/II-fold pyridoxal phosphate-dependent enzyme; its protein translation is MDIQRARIHGDTMAAGAKLDFAVNVQPITPPWLQQALQAQVGSLAAYPSAAALQEATAQLAACWNLPADHVLLVSGAAEGFHLLGNLAPTRAVTIHPTFTEPDVVFASFGIPTTRVATTGRHTLDEPVIPLSDQPALKPAQPQPLATVVDHHTMVVVGNPTNPTGVLHRRDTLQQLAHSAHYCVVDEAFQDACDDTETLLGDVTSIDGLIVLRSFTKGYGIAGLRLGAMVAAPQILEALTSRRPHWSLGTFQIAAAHAIAEHMHTTGEHNPWHNLASAREDMRAKLVAAGFEDLSPHSVAPYLWMVPPTNDPAGLAQQLAAEARIAVRTCDSFFGVNRPSWRLAVRPAAQVATLIQAVHRCCL
- a CDS encoding bifunctional RNase H/acid phosphatase: MKVIIHADGGSRGNPGPAGAGSVLSTSAGDTLVAIAQYVGKATNNVAEYQGLINALTAAAHMQATEVACFLDSKLVVEQMSGRWKVKNPTMQQYHALAQQLVKHFAKATFRWIPRNENATADRLANIAMDQSRAAARTGGFVMLDDDEQAPGGQHYVQLLIDQVPVPTAGASHTRRVSKKAASHQGSARPAAEDTKKNGAARPDSDELSLFDDFTKTAQPARGQNTAAAAQADAAKADNGDGNSAVSEPAPQEVMAPLGDTADATESSTDTGHAPVMQPVTLLLCRHGETVHTQQGRYSGGGSDPDLTERGVMQAHLVAARLLADTATGWRWTSIDQIWSSPLRRAQHTAQVVAQALGVAKLSTTAALAEMDFGSFDGKTFAEAQQLDAVAHNAMMQDPTAPCPAGESVADVQERVDAFIDSLAQAEPGSTFVLVSHVGPLKAIVRRALSMPLTAGTALLIDPASVSVVQLYADGPASVLVVNDTAHLR
- a CDS encoding CobD/CbiB family cobalamin biosynthesis protein, producing the protein MKGRKWLQRAAGISAGVIADSWFGDPQRGHPVALLGRGISAAERVLYADRVDAGVALVAVSVIPPTLVCWKIAQRFPVVSLAAVTWASLGGTTLAKVGEALATALSAGDVEQARTWIPWLCSRDPAALDASGMARAGVESLAENTCDAAIAPLVAAVVGGAPLVVAHRVINTLDAMVGYRNARYERFGKAAAKLDDLAAFVPARINAATHVLLASVADPARGREAIRAWKEDAPAHPSPNAGPVEATAAAALGVSLGGTTTYAWGTEQRPQMGRGDAVTVATLPAAVQLTRRTSLTVATVAVIGLLAVALCQELTSSDD
- a CDS encoding SURF1 family protein; the protein is MARPQSSSSAGLRSFFSPGWLITIALVMGFMWVAFTVLAPWQLGKNEVRSQRNERITTAVAQDPVALATVTAADGSLPPTADWTKVTLHGKYQPSAEALLRMQLINDTPSLQALTVFHTDSGETLLINRGFVAADQAQRTPPITPAPEGEVTLVGFARVAEEASDKPVALVDGVPQPLTINPQQIGEILNADLADMYVQLAADQPGVLHPIPLPRLESGPYLSYGIQWIAFGILAPLGLIYFIAAEMRERRREQAERAALADSNNDLAAPTPAPSSPETAHTAPAADQTPTSKNSKQHRTDSGGHDRPQHPATRPRRATYTVDAAHATDLWRDEDDERF
- a CDS encoding low molecular weight protein-tyrosine-phosphatase; amino-acid sequence: METSNNPSTADALLQVVFVCTGNICRSPMGEVIYRDFLEQAGLDSQVAVASCGIGGWHVGQQADERALAELTQAGYDGSAHRAQQLNDTLADADLLVALDAGHVRQLRARGIPQERIRLARSFDPASPPQADVDDPYYGTADDFQQVRQQLEAAMPGLVDWARSWIADASGR
- a CDS encoding Nif3-like dinuclear metal center hexameric protein; translated protein: MTTVGDIRTIMDTAYPPHLAESWDKVGLICGDPAAEVRHVVFALDCTDAVVQAAIDAGAQMIITHHPLLLKSVTSVAADTPKGRVIHRLIQENIALFAAHTNADSARGGVNDVLAETLGLIPGASLSTVGEPHIDRWTVMVPLDAAEAVKQAMFAAGAGSIGTYTDCAFSVVGEGQFTPTEAANPTIGQANVAETVAEQRITMIAPRHARHEIYAAMVKAHPYEVVAHECVTLNNTTPPEEQTGIGRICSLPEPMTFAEFVQQVADRLPTTVWGVRAAGDPAKMVHTVAVASGAGDSFLDQVARSGVDAFVTSDLRHHPVDEYLRAGGPAIIDTAHWASESPWLASAAKLLEENAKVQTTVLDVRTDPWTISAHSQDAQQAQ
- a CDS encoding HAD hydrolase-like protein; translated protein: MALLLFDVDGTLIDSFPGIRQSLLAALADVGGPTPDEDFLAGIAGPPMEHTLRRLGLSEQQVAAGLDAYLHHYGKVGVHNATPYPGMLDLLRHLKAQGHLLVTATSKGERFARESLERFEMLELFTIVGAAEENGARRSKAAVISYVLDQLGSTLEVIPQSAAAPGAPQAQVRAPMPLLMIGDREHDIAGAAEFGIDTAAVTWGYGNADEWAQARYTAANPSELEQIIGNLE
- a CDS encoding C4-type zinc ribbon domain-containing protein yields the protein MQLPRHQQRLLIEIASAYTAIARLTDPESSPAKQELNKLIAERAARSEAAAGGSLDAEFSASQVARLETDLMNLRRRLQANERTLQSSTDERVRKDAHHDLQSTKRLIAEHQDKLQTAQAALEAQQQQGGSAAEKAELAAKIAAAKTRWKEEKQQLDSKRQEAEAHLEGLLDTLPAQDADELRAQQKVTGVCAVAFTTRTCFGCHMLLSPAEISAIKQVPADEVARCPQCGTFLVRD